Proteins from one Alicyclobacillus vulcanalis genomic window:
- a CDS encoding UDP-N-acetylmuramoyl-L-alanyl-D-glutamate--2,6-diaminopimelate ligase, whose product MRLRQLFQPFMNFQVTNAENPDVVNITTDSREVEPGSLFVAIRGHTVDGHRFVGQAVERGAVAAMVEERVADVPEGVPQVIVPDTRHWSALIADRLFGRPSRELRVIGVTGTNGKTTVTHIVRHLLDASGKKAGLIGTVGAKLGSNTWPLPNTTPEAVEIHRLLRRFVDEGATHAVMEVSSHALVERRAAGVSFACAAFTNLTQDHLDFHGTMERYAAAKALLFSRLGNGIGDDPSRAVHAVINADDPYAPVMAEASAAPILTYGIDRDADVRAREVQLSASGARFAVQSPAGLLNIETPLIGRFNVYNTLAAVAIALVEGLAPADIEQAIRSYPSVPGRMERVDEGQPFSVFVDYAHTPDGLENVLAAVREFATQRVLVVVGCGGDRDRTKRPKMAEVAVRWSDLAIFTSDNPRSEDPLAILADMRAGVSERDAHKVFEEVDRRRAIELAVAEAKPGDVIVIAGKGHEDYQIIGAERRHFDDREEARRAIRARFGRD is encoded by the coding sequence TTGAGATTGAGACAATTGTTTCAGCCTTTCATGAACTTTCAGGTGACGAATGCGGAGAACCCGGACGTGGTGAACATCACCACGGACTCTCGGGAGGTCGAGCCTGGCAGCCTGTTTGTGGCCATTCGGGGGCATACGGTGGACGGACACCGGTTTGTCGGCCAGGCTGTGGAGCGCGGCGCCGTGGCCGCGATGGTCGAAGAGCGCGTGGCAGACGTTCCAGAAGGCGTTCCGCAGGTCATTGTGCCTGACACGCGCCATTGGAGCGCTCTCATCGCGGACCGATTGTTTGGGCGACCCTCGCGCGAACTGCGCGTGATTGGCGTGACCGGGACCAACGGCAAGACGACCGTCACGCATATTGTGCGCCACCTGCTCGACGCGTCCGGCAAAAAGGCAGGGCTCATCGGCACGGTGGGCGCCAAGCTTGGATCGAATACTTGGCCGTTGCCCAACACCACGCCTGAGGCCGTGGAGATCCACCGCCTCCTGCGGCGGTTTGTGGACGAGGGTGCGACGCACGCCGTGATGGAGGTGTCGTCGCATGCCCTCGTCGAGCGCCGGGCGGCGGGCGTATCGTTTGCCTGCGCCGCGTTCACGAACTTGACACAGGACCACCTCGATTTTCACGGTACGATGGAACGGTATGCGGCTGCAAAGGCTCTCCTGTTCTCCCGCCTCGGCAACGGCATCGGGGACGATCCGTCGCGCGCCGTCCACGCCGTCATCAACGCGGACGATCCGTACGCACCCGTGATGGCCGAGGCGTCTGCGGCGCCCATCCTCACCTACGGCATCGATCGCGACGCGGACGTTCGGGCGCGCGAAGTGCAGCTGTCGGCCTCGGGCGCCCGCTTCGCCGTGCAGTCGCCCGCGGGGCTTTTGAACATCGAGACGCCCCTCATTGGCCGGTTCAACGTATACAACACCTTGGCGGCCGTGGCCATCGCGCTCGTGGAAGGGCTCGCGCCGGCCGACATCGAGCAGGCCATTCGCTCCTACCCGAGCGTGCCCGGCCGGATGGAGCGCGTCGACGAAGGGCAGCCGTTCTCCGTGTTTGTCGACTATGCGCACACCCCGGACGGCCTGGAGAACGTGCTCGCCGCCGTACGGGAGTTCGCGACGCAGCGGGTGTTGGTGGTCGTCGGCTGTGGGGGCGATCGCGACCGCACCAAGCGGCCGAAGATGGCCGAGGTGGCGGTTCGATGGTCGGATCTCGCCATCTTTACGAGCGACAACCCGCGCAGCGAGGATCCGCTTGCCATTTTGGCGGACATGCGGGCCGGCGTGTCGGAGCGCGATGCGCACAAGGTGTTCGAAGAAGTGGATCGCCGCCGGGCCATCGAGCTCGCCGTCGCGGAGGCGAAGCCCGGCGACGTGATCGTCATCGCAGGCAAGGGACACGAGGACTACCAGATCATCGGCGCAGAACGGCGCCACTTCGACGATCGCGAAGAAGCCCGCCGAGCGATACGCGCGCGGTTCGGGCGGGACTAG
- a CDS encoding stage V sporulation protein D, which translates to MRVTPGLMRRRLVMLLFGLFAAIGALIGRLVYVQGWQASWLSNLAKQSWDRTVPLSGIRGSILASNGQPLTYTASAPTIVAVPSQIKDKAGTAAKLAPILHMSADSVLRQISQRELMVYIRPGGRQMSEEQANAIRKLELPGIYLTEDGKRAYPYGSLAAQVLGITGYDNVGLTGLERQYNAVLSGKKGGITFYAKANGELIPGEGQSVVEPTDGDDIKTTLNLQIQQFVEREIEQAVAEYHPDSVTAIVENPKTGAILAMANYPTFSPADWRSADPATYNRNLAIWQTFEPGSTFKIVTLAAALQENKVNLNDRFYDPGYYEVAGHRIRCWKAGGHGSESFLNVVENSCNPGFIALGERLGKDALFSYIRAFGFGQKTGIDLPGEGNGILFKPSQVGPLELATTAFGQGVSVTPIQQVMAVGAVANGGKLMKPYLVSEIIDPDTGRVVSVTKPTVVRQVISPQVAAEVRAALESVVANGSGSRAYRDGYRIAGKTGTAQVAKNGRYEPGHYIVSFIGMAPANDPALVCYVAIDNPHPEHGVVFGGVIAAPIVGNILDDGLRELGVPPQTQGLKKKYRYPEVPPVTVPNFVGLTMKEAQNLALENSANLRVQLVGQGDVIIAQAPAGGAQVEPGSTIRLYRGQKASAIHTVATFALGG; encoded by the coding sequence CACGGTGCCTTTGTCCGGCATCCGGGGGAGTATCTTGGCGTCCAACGGGCAACCGCTGACGTACACCGCGAGTGCGCCGACCATTGTGGCTGTGCCGAGCCAGATCAAGGACAAGGCGGGGACGGCTGCTAAGCTGGCGCCGATTCTCCACATGAGCGCAGACAGCGTGCTGCGCCAGATCTCGCAGCGGGAACTGATGGTGTACATTCGCCCAGGCGGTCGCCAGATGTCCGAGGAGCAGGCCAATGCCATCCGCAAGCTGGAGCTGCCCGGTATCTATCTCACCGAGGACGGGAAGCGGGCTTATCCCTACGGCTCGCTCGCAGCTCAGGTGCTCGGCATCACGGGTTACGACAACGTCGGCCTGACAGGGCTCGAAAGGCAATACAACGCCGTGTTGAGCGGCAAAAAGGGCGGTATCACCTTCTACGCCAAGGCGAACGGCGAGCTCATCCCCGGAGAGGGCCAGTCGGTGGTCGAGCCGACCGACGGCGATGACATCAAGACCACGCTCAATCTGCAGATTCAGCAGTTCGTCGAACGCGAGATCGAGCAGGCCGTCGCCGAGTACCACCCAGATTCCGTGACCGCGATCGTCGAAAACCCAAAGACGGGTGCCATTCTCGCGATGGCCAACTATCCCACCTTTTCGCCCGCCGACTGGCGCTCAGCTGATCCGGCCACCTATAACCGCAATCTGGCGATTTGGCAGACGTTTGAGCCCGGATCGACGTTCAAGATTGTTACCCTGGCGGCTGCGCTGCAGGAGAACAAGGTGAATCTCAACGATCGGTTTTACGATCCCGGCTACTACGAGGTCGCGGGTCACCGCATTCGCTGCTGGAAAGCGGGTGGACATGGGTCCGAGTCGTTTCTGAACGTGGTGGAGAACTCCTGCAACCCGGGCTTCATCGCGCTTGGCGAGCGCCTGGGCAAGGACGCGCTGTTCTCCTACATCCGGGCGTTTGGCTTCGGTCAGAAGACCGGAATTGATCTTCCAGGGGAAGGCAACGGCATCCTGTTTAAGCCGAGCCAGGTGGGTCCGCTCGAGTTGGCCACGACGGCCTTCGGCCAAGGCGTCTCCGTCACGCCCATTCAACAGGTGATGGCCGTGGGGGCGGTGGCAAACGGCGGCAAGCTGATGAAGCCGTACCTCGTGTCGGAGATCATCGATCCCGACACGGGCCGAGTGGTCTCCGTGACCAAGCCCACGGTCGTCCGCCAGGTGATCTCACCCCAGGTCGCAGCCGAGGTGCGCGCCGCGCTCGAGAGCGTCGTGGCGAACGGAAGCGGGTCGAGGGCGTATCGCGACGGCTACCGGATCGCCGGGAAAACCGGCACGGCGCAGGTGGCGAAAAACGGGCGATACGAGCCTGGCCACTACATCGTCTCGTTCATCGGCATGGCACCAGCGAACGATCCGGCGCTCGTCTGCTACGTCGCGATCGACAATCCCCATCCGGAACATGGGGTCGTGTTTGGCGGTGTGATTGCGGCGCCGATTGTCGGCAACATTCTCGACGACGGGTTGCGGGAGCTCGGCGTGCCCCCGCAGACGCAGGGGCTGAAGAAGAAATACCGCTATCCCGAGGTGCCGCCCGTGACGGTGCCCAACTTTGTCGGACTGACGATGAAAGAGGCGCAGAACCTGGCGCTCGAGAACTCGGCTAATTTGCGCGTGCAGCTCGTCGGCCAGGGCGACGTGATTATCGCGCAGGCGCCGGCTGGCGGTGCGCAGGTGGAGCCGGGATCGACCATCCGCCTGTACCGGGGTCAAAAGGCGTCAGCGATTCACACGGTGGCCACCTTTGCACTCGGAGGTTGA
- the murD gene encoding UDP-N-acetylmuramoyl-L-alanine--D-glutamate ligase produces MNRVTPESWLQSPGDVLVVGLGKSGTAVASLLARRGFRVTATDERAMDASDPAVASLAALGVELVLGGHPEALTRHAWQFVAKSPGIPYHQPFVAALVARGHVIATDVEIASWFETRPVYAITGSNGKTTTTTLVGEMLKASGFNPIVAGNIGTPVCDVVDKPGDMLVLEVSSFQLDGTHTFHPRGAALLNFYPAHLDYHGSYEAYQAAKWKLFAHQTPEDVAVLNWDQALVRDRADKLAARVHGFSLEGAPFEDGVGVIGEMLVAVQGGEQVPILPVDHVALPGRHNLQNAAAAAALALAAGAQASAIAQVLSTFHGVEHRLEFVREVAGVRYYNDSKATNPDAARQALRSFDHGVVWIAGGLDRGISFDPLLPDVSGRVRAAVLLGETKDKLCDLVRRAGVTECAFVSSMEEAVRRASEMAKPGDVVLLSPACASWDMFPSYEVRGSMFKDAVHRL; encoded by the coding sequence ATGAACCGTGTCACGCCTGAATCGTGGCTGCAGTCGCCCGGGGATGTGCTTGTCGTCGGGCTGGGCAAGAGCGGGACCGCGGTCGCCTCACTGCTTGCGCGGCGCGGGTTCCGAGTCACGGCCACCGACGAACGCGCCATGGACGCGTCCGATCCGGCCGTGGCCTCGCTGGCGGCGCTCGGCGTCGAGCTCGTCCTCGGAGGCCACCCAGAGGCGCTTACTCGCCATGCGTGGCAGTTTGTCGCGAAGAGCCCGGGCATCCCGTATCATCAGCCGTTCGTCGCAGCGCTCGTCGCGCGCGGGCATGTGATCGCGACGGACGTCGAGATCGCTTCTTGGTTCGAAACGAGGCCCGTGTACGCCATCACGGGATCCAACGGAAAGACGACCACCACGACCTTGGTCGGAGAAATGCTGAAGGCTTCTGGCTTCAACCCCATCGTGGCGGGCAACATTGGCACCCCTGTGTGCGACGTGGTGGATAAGCCGGGGGACATGCTGGTGCTCGAGGTGTCGAGTTTCCAACTGGATGGCACGCACACGTTCCACCCCCGCGGCGCGGCGCTCCTCAACTTCTACCCGGCACATCTGGACTATCACGGCAGCTATGAGGCGTACCAGGCGGCCAAGTGGAAGCTGTTTGCCCATCAAACGCCGGAGGACGTCGCGGTGCTCAACTGGGACCAGGCGCTTGTCCGCGACAGGGCAGACAAGCTCGCGGCCCGCGTGCACGGGTTCAGCCTGGAAGGAGCCCCGTTCGAGGACGGCGTGGGCGTGATCGGCGAGATGCTTGTGGCCGTCCAGGGCGGCGAACAAGTGCCGATTCTTCCCGTGGATCACGTCGCGCTTCCCGGCCGGCACAACCTGCAGAATGCGGCAGCGGCGGCGGCGCTTGCGCTGGCAGCAGGCGCACAGGCGAGCGCCATCGCGCAGGTGTTGTCGACGTTCCACGGCGTCGAGCATCGGCTTGAATTCGTGCGCGAGGTGGCGGGCGTCCGCTACTACAACGATTCCAAGGCGACGAACCCGGATGCTGCGCGCCAGGCGCTTCGCTCGTTCGATCACGGCGTGGTGTGGATCGCGGGCGGGCTCGACCGCGGCATCTCGTTCGATCCGTTGCTTCCCGACGTCTCGGGCCGCGTGCGCGCGGCTGTGCTTTTGGGCGAGACGAAGGACAAACTGTGCGACCTGGTCCGCCGGGCGGGCGTGACGGAATGCGCATTTGTGTCGTCGATGGAAGAGGCGGTGCGCCGCGCGAGCGAGATGGCCAAGCCGGGGGACGTCGTCCTGCTGTCACCGGCGTGCGCGAGCTGGGATATGTTCCCTTCCTACGAGGTGCGGGGCAGCATGTTCAAAGACGCCGTGCATAGACTGTAA
- the mraY gene encoding phospho-N-acetylmuramoyl-pentapeptide-transferase → MDIQALALTALAAFVIGVLLGPIAIPLLHRLKFGQSIREEGPKHHQKKAGTPTMGGVIILIAVVLTTLRFAFGSLDTVMMLVATVGFGLIGLADDWIKIWKKRNLGLTAKQKVVLQALLTVILFVLLYREQGQEALSVHIPFTDDAIRLGFLYILFLMLVLVGTTNAVNLTDGLDGLLSGSAIMVFAAYAVYAYWHTSYDVALYCAAMVGALAAFLVFNRHPAKVFMGDTGSLAIGGGLAMAAVLTHSELTLILFGLVFVIEALSVIIQVFSYQTFGRRVFRMSPLHHHFELSGWSEWEVVMLFWLASFICAFGTLAVVSH, encoded by the coding sequence TTGGACATTCAGGCGCTGGCACTGACGGCGCTCGCGGCGTTTGTGATCGGCGTGCTCTTGGGGCCCATCGCTATTCCGCTCCTGCACCGCCTCAAGTTTGGCCAGTCGATCCGCGAGGAGGGGCCGAAGCACCATCAGAAGAAAGCGGGCACGCCGACGATGGGAGGGGTCATCATCCTCATCGCCGTCGTGCTGACGACGCTTCGCTTTGCGTTTGGGAGCCTCGACACGGTCATGATGCTCGTCGCCACCGTGGGCTTCGGCCTGATTGGCCTGGCAGACGATTGGATTAAAATCTGGAAGAAGCGAAACCTGGGGCTCACGGCCAAGCAAAAGGTGGTCTTGCAGGCGCTCCTCACGGTGATCCTGTTTGTGCTCTTATACCGAGAACAGGGCCAAGAGGCCTTGTCCGTGCACATTCCGTTCACTGACGATGCGATTCGGCTCGGATTTTTGTACATCCTGTTTCTAATGCTGGTTTTGGTTGGCACGACCAACGCGGTGAACCTGACGGACGGGCTCGACGGATTGTTGTCGGGATCGGCCATCATGGTGTTTGCGGCCTACGCGGTGTACGCGTACTGGCACACGAGCTATGACGTCGCCTTGTACTGCGCGGCGATGGTGGGTGCACTGGCGGCGTTCCTCGTCTTTAACCGGCATCCGGCGAAGGTCTTCATGGGCGATACCGGATCGCTTGCCATCGGCGGGGGCCTCGCGATGGCGGCCGTGTTGACCCACAGCGAACTCACGCTGATTCTGTTTGGCTTGGTGTTTGTGATCGAGGCCTTGTCCGTCATCATTCAGGTGTTTTCGTACCAGACGTTCGGGCGGCGCGTGTTTCGGATGAGTCCGCTCCACCATCACTTCGAGCTCAGCGGTTGGTCGGAGTGGGAGGTCGTCATGCTGTTTTGGCTCGCGTCGTTCATCTGCGCGTTTGGCACGCTCGCCGTGGTGTCGCACTGA